ATGTCTACGGTTCGGGGCAGCTTCGCAACGGGACGTATTGCTTTTTCGTCGCGGCTATGGGTCAGGATGTAGCCGGTTGGTTCAGTTGGCAAGTAAGTGACAGTACACATGAGCAATCCACTTGATCGACACAAGATTATCCAAAGTTTATACCATTTTAATAATATGTTGATTATCAGTTGATTGTTTGAGGTTTCGAATGGCTGACGGTGAAGAAATTCACGAAATAGCGTGAGTGTCTTGGTAAATCGTGACAGTTTGTGGATCGATGGCTGCCAGCCACAACAAGGCCAACGTCGGCAAAATAATTTTGGTGGCCAGTCAATCAGGCAGGCTCCTGCGAAAAACCAGTTTACAATTTTCTATGGGTATTTCGGGACGCTTACGAAATATCGGGAATTCAGCCTGTGGCCAGAGCTGACTTCTCTCCGGCTTTTACGTGCGTTTTGGCCGTTTCCAGTGTGTAATAGCCGTTTTTTCTTTTTTCAATGGATCTGGAATGGTATTTGGCAACTGTATCAGAAGAACGTTGGTACGGCTGCGTTGGCCGAGTTTACACCAATCAGACAACACAATGGCAAGTAACCCATTCAGACAAACTATCCGATGAAAACGCTTTCGCTCCTGTTTATTACCTTGTTTTTTACCTACTGGACACCGGCTTCAGCCCAAACGAATTCCGTTGCAGCCCGCAAACAGCAGTTCAACCTCGAAAATGGCCTGGCCATACAGGGCTACGATGCTGTAGCCTATTTCACCCAAAACAAAGCCGTAAAAGGCTCGGCCGCCAATAGCTACACGTACAAAAATGTTACCTACCGATTTGCTACACCTGCCAACCTGAAAGCCTTTCAGGAAAACCCGGATCGTTACGAACCGCAGTACGGCGGTTGGTGTGCCTATGCGATGGGTGCCACGGGCGAAAAGGTAGAGATAGACCCCGAAACGTTTAAGGTCA
This window of the Spirosoma aerolatum genome carries:
- a CDS encoding YHS domain-containing (seleno)protein; translation: MKTLSLLFITLFFTYWTPASAQTNSVAARKQQFNLENGLAIQGYDAVAYFTQNKAVKGSAANSYTYKNVTYRFATPANLKAFQENPDRYEPQYGGWCAYAMGATGEKVEIDPETFKVKDGKLYLFYHSFINNTLPKWNKDEVNLHKKADANWGKFIQS